The genomic segment GCGATCCGCGCCGGCCAGGTCGTCGACAAGGCCTCGGCCAACCCGGTGCTGAACCAGGCCTCGGTCGACAAGGCCTTCGACCGGTTCGACGCGCTGCGCAACGCCAAGGGCTCGATCGCGACCGCCGATCTGCGCCTCGAGATGCAGAAGACCATGCAGGCCGACGCGGCCGTCTTCCGCACCGACAAGACGCTGAAAGAGGGTGTCGAGAAGATGACGGCGATCGCCGCCAAGCTCGGCGATCTGAAGGTCACCGACCGCTCGCTGATCTGGAACTCGGATCTCATGGAGACGCTCGAACTCACCAACCTGATGCCCAACGCGCTCGCGACGATCGTCGGCGCCGAGGCGCGCAAGGAGAGCCGCGGCGCCCATGCTCACGAGGATTACCCGACCCGCGACGACGCGAACTGGCGGATCCACTCGGTGATGCGTGTCGAGGGCAATCAGGTCGATCTGACCTATCGCCCGGTGATCACCGACCCGCTGACCAGCGAGGCCGAAGGCGGCATCTCGCTGGCCACGATCGCGCCGAAGGCCCGGACCTTCTGATGCGGGCTGCGCGGGCATATGGGCTCCTGGCGGCGGGCGCGGTTGCGCTCGCGGCCTGCGCGCCCATCCCCGTGCAGGAGGCCGAGGCGCAATGCGCCCGCCTCGTTGGGCCGCGCGCGCCGATCAGCGGCGAGATCGGGTTGGGGGTGACCTCGGGTGGTCCGCGGACCACCGCCTCGGTCGGCCTCAACATCGGCGTGCCGATCGGTGGCAACGGCGACCCCTCGGCGGCCTTCGACCGCTGCGTTTACAACAAATCCGGCCGCATGCCGACGCGGCCGCTTTACGCCCGAACCGACTGGAAGGGATAAACCATGGTTCAGTTCACGCTTCCCAAGAACTCGAAAATCCGCGTCGGCAAGACCTGGCCGAAACCGGAAGGGAAAAACATCCGCAAGTTCCAGATCTACCGCTGGGACCCGGACACCGGCGAAAACCCGCGGGTCGACACCTATTTCCTTGATATGGACAAGTGCGGCCCGATGGTTCTCGACGCGCTGATCAAGATCAAGAACGAGATCGACCCGACGCTGACCTTCCGCCGCTCCTGCCGCGAAGGCATCTGCGGCTCCTGCGCGATGAACATCGACGGCGGCAACCACCTCGCCTGCATCTACGGTCTCGACGAGATCAAGGGCGATGTGAAGATCTACCCGCTGCCGCACATGCCCGTCGTCAAGGACCTCGTGCCCGATCTGACGCATTTCTACGCCCAGCATGCCTCGATCATGCCCTGGCTCGAAACCAAGACCAACCGGCCGGCGAAGGAATGGCGCCAGTCGATCGAGGATCGCAAGAAACTTGACGGTCTTTATGAATGCGTGATGTGCGCCAGCTGCTCGACCTCCTGCCCGAGCTACTGGTGGAACAGCGACAAATATCTCGGGCCGG from the Rhodobacter xanthinilyticus genome contains:
- a CDS encoding succinate dehydrogenase iron-sulfur subunit, which translates into the protein MVQFTLPKNSKIRVGKTWPKPEGKNIRKFQIYRWDPDTGENPRVDTYFLDMDKCGPMVLDALIKIKNEIDPTLTFRRSCREGICGSCAMNIDGGNHLACIYGLDEIKGDVKIYPLPHMPVVKDLVPDLTHFYAQHASIMPWLETKTNRPAKEWRQSIEDRKKLDGLYECVMCASCSTSCPSYWWNSDKYLGPAALLHAYRWIIDSRDEATGERLDALEDPFKLYRCHTIMNCTKTCPKGLNPAKAIAEIKKMQVNRAH